TTATGTTTTTCCACAAGTTTATGTAATAATACTTATCCAATTTAAAGTGTTTCAacaacattttatttttcaaattatattctaatactaaatttttttcttcgttTTTTTGGCCTTAAAATTGccttatatataaagaaacaacaaataataaatgtaaattattgttattttaattaatcatttattaattataagaaaataaaagCTAATTATAAGTAAagttattaataattaattttaattcgTATTAATTcacaaattaatattatatataactgcacattatatatatagcttCAAATAGCATCTAAAATCactatatacaaatttaacttaaaaaaaaaatttgaaataacaaaaaacatatatataatgcaaaaggatataatatatttattattatctttttttgttttgacttaaaaaattaatcgaaaaagttatatttatctttataaaaaaacaaagcaataattaatataaacattattaacagacattttatatttaaatttcttTTCCATTTTCTATTTCATCTTTATCATTCCTTTTTAAATTAGAAATTcattcaatattttttttaaaatatctttattttctgGCTTTTTCGGTGTAGAATGGTTCATACCATCAACACTATGTAATTCTTTTTTCTTAACATTtgctttattataaaacaaaacaGTCCCTTTATAAGAACAAATACTATCTTATGCTGAATGCACAAATAATAAAGGAATGTCTTTTgacatataattaatattacaATTCAATGTGATCGTTGCTTTTATAAGCTCAGAAATACATTTAAATTTTCTTCCTTTATCATTTAGAAATTTAtcatgtttatatattttagcaAAATATTCGGACTTTTTATAATGAAGTTTTGGGGGAATTAGTACATGAAGTGCGATACGAGACATAAAGTTTATTATAGGTAAACAAAAATACTTAAATGAATTATTTCCAGTATTCcatattgttttaaatataatcatACCAAATAAAGATACGCAACCTTTAATATATCTAAATAATTATAGCACCCTTCATCTTTATCACTAGTACTAGCATTTGCCGTATCAGAGGTACTAGCACATGAACTATTGGAACCATAATCATTAGAATTGACAATTAAATGCGTATTATTCATATCTTCTATAGCATGATAATTAGAATTATCCATATCATTAACAATATATTCTaccatattattatcattttcctCTCTAGCATTAATGttatcttctttttctttctttaatAATTGTAATATTCATAAAGCAATATTTCCTCCCATCGAATActcaataatatacataggaagcctttttttttagttgCTACTATATTATGAAATTCATAACCCGTTTGATTATCATTTGAGATTTCATCTTGAATTTGATTCatatattgtattacatCGTCAACTAGATCATTATAGCAATCAAAATTGCTTCTTAAATTTCCAAATGATTGTGATTCACCATGTCCTTGCAAATTTAGTGCATATACTGAATAGCCATTTTgattaaaattttcaatccaactatataaatatagtaaTCATCAGTGTCAACTACTAAGCCTTCATCGTGATTTggcatttttaaatttattttcataaaagtTAATTGAGTATGAGATTTGAATCCATGTATTAACAATATAATTTCTATAGCATTTTTAACTAGCCACCCATATGTTTTTAAAAGTAAGCCATTTTTATTACAGAGACAATCTTTCTTAGGATCACCATCTAAATCACATTTGTATTTCTTAATTCAGGATTATTCAATtcaatttatttcattaccAATATTATGTAATATAATTATCTGACACAactaaaattatgtataaatattacttttccttttaataaggcatttttaatattaaatgtctttgtttttttgcataaaaaatatatatccccatacacatataattaaaattttagttttcaaatatatatattattaacacaAACAAATACACTATACTAAATCATATTATGGTTTTacacaaatttatatatacaaactcTCTATACATATTACATTACtatcaaataatattaaGAGAATTACATgtcattataataatataacaaaccgtaaacaaattataagaaatggagaaaatgtataattataGTTCTTTATCTTATTTCGAAGTTTTTTCGAGCATTTCATGCAACCAGATGAAATTGCAATTgacaataatattaatacaaattattatatactgtTTGTTTTTCGGTAA
Above is a window of Plasmodium yoelii strain 17X genome assembly, chromosome: 9 DNA encoding:
- a CDS encoding fam-a protein produces the protein MGGYWIENFNQNGYSVYALNLQGHGESQSFGNLRSNFDCYNDLVDDVIQYMNQIQDEISNDNQTGYEFHNIKEKEDNINAREENDNNMVEYIVNDMDNSNYHAIEDMNNTHLIVNSNDYGSNSSCASTSDTANASTSDKDEGCYNYLDILKVAYLYLSEYFAKIYKHDKFLNDKGRKFKCISELIKATITLNSNVKKKELHSVDGMNHSTPKKPENKDILKKILNEFLI